Proteins co-encoded in one Campylobacter ornithocola genomic window:
- a CDS encoding low molecular weight protein-tyrosine-phosphatase, whose translation MTKIIFVCLGNICRSPMAEFIMKDLISKANLNNKFIISSAGTSGYHDGEDMHYKTKALLSNKNIITKPFYSKKLNLKMCKENDLIIVMDNNNYNEVVKKFPNFKHKIQKITSYALELGYDEVPDPWYSNNFNETYDILSHACVSLLNTFYKKLLFK comes from the coding sequence ATGACTAAAATTATTTTTGTTTGCTTAGGAAATATTTGTCGCTCTCCTATGGCAGAATTTATTATGAAAGACCTTATATCAAAAGCAAATTTAAATAATAAATTTATTATTTCTAGCGCTGGAACTTCGGGTTACCATGATGGAGAGGATATGCACTATAAAACCAAGGCTTTATTAAGTAACAAAAATATCATTACAAAACCATTTTATAGTAAAAAATTAAATTTAAAAATGTGCAAAGAAAATGATCTTATTATTGTAATGGATAATAATAACTATAATGAAGTAGTAAAAAAATTTCCTAATTTTAAACATAAAATTCAAAAAATCACTTCTTATGCATTAGAGTTAGGATATGATGAAGTTCCTGATCCATGGTATAGTAATAATTTTAACGAGACCTATGATATACTTTCTCATGCATGTGTTAGCTTATTAAATACTTTTTATAAAAAATTATTATTTAAATAA